The Daucus carota subsp. sativus chromosome 9, DH1 v3.0, whole genome shotgun sequence genome window below encodes:
- the LOC135149445 gene encoding uncharacterized protein LOC135149445, whose product MELHDESNNTNEKRGIELNKRRRERCGLCQEQYKHQQEPTRTIYSLINGIIWAIFSHQLFISRPSMDYSYLSNINGGVEDWLLRLRVCRLWESTNTRENTLISMDMVLIDEKGNLMHASVPRHLVSRFKRHVSECKLYSLRNVKITTNTYPYRPLASDKKLLFLATIEVVKLDADAVRIGMHGFQFVSLPVLQARADDVTILSGALTFATTSASRIYVNPDEQHVSSVRERFSALSTKVLALEGTSASKLPLEEAMFVNQITVDDLVGATCSGELKAAIATLKVIITAVNTRFEWYYVSCKSCVKKATPVGGVYVCAECKKPVDYPLHM is encoded by the exons ATGGAATTGCATGACGAATCAAATAATACGAATGAAAAACGGGGAATTGAACTTAACAAGCGACGTAGAGAACGGTGCGGGCTATGTCAAGAACAATACAAGCACCAACAAGAACCAACAAGAACCAT ATATTCTCTTATAAATGGAATTATTTGGGCTATCTTCTCACACCAGTTGTTTATTTCGAGACCATCTATGGATTACTCATATCTTTCTAATATCAATGGTGGCGTGGAGGATTGGTTGCTTAGGTTGCGAGTTTGCAGGCTGTGGGAGTCCACTAACACGCGGGAGAACACTTTGATCAGCATGGATATGGTGTTGATCGATGAAAAG GGCAATCTTATGCACGCTTCTGTGCCTAGGCATCTGGTGTCTCGGTTCAAGAGACATGTGAGCGAATGCAAGCTTTATAGCCTTCGGAATGTTAAGATTACGACGAACACCTATCCGTACAGGCCTCTTGCAAGTGACAAGAAATTGCTTTTCTTGGCGACCATTGAGGTTGTCAAGCTGGATGCTGATGCGGTGCGCATAGGAATGCATGGCTTTCAATTTGTCAGCCTGCCCGTACTCCAGGCACGCGCTGATGATGTGACTATACTCTCAG GTGCCTTGACCTTTGCCACAACTAGCGCCAGCAGAATTTATGTCAATCCAGATGAACAACATGTTTCTTCTGTGAGGGAGAGGTTCTCGGCTCTGTCCACCAAGGTACTTGCTCTTGAGGGTACTTCTGCCTCAAAATTGCCTCTTGAAGAGGCCATGTTTGTGAATCAGATCACTGTTGATGACCTGGTGGGAGCTACATGCTCTGGCGAATTAAAG GCTGCGATAGCCACCTTGAAGGTCATCATAACTGCTGTGAACACCCGTTTTGAATGGTATTATGTGTCGTGCAAGTCCTGCGTGAAGAAAGCCACGCCTGTTGGTGGAGTATATGTTTGTGCTGAGTGCAAGAAACCCGTCGATTACCCTCTTCACATGTAA